The nucleotide sequence GTCGTCGACATGCCGGCGGCGAGCGACCGCACGCTGTCCTCGAGCCCGAGATCGTGCAGCAACATCGGACGGAGCTCGCGAGCAAGGAGGCGGAGGTGCTCGCCGAGCTCGTTGAGCTGCCGGCCGACGCGCGCCAGCTTCTGGCTCGCCTCGGGATCGGTGGCGTGCAGGCGCTCGCGCACCGACTCCACCATGATGCCGGTGCCGACGAGCTCCTGGCAGACGTCGTCGTGCAGGTCGAAGCCGAGGCGGCGTCGCTCCTCCTCGCGCACCCGCACCTGGCGTTGCGCGAGGAGGCGGAGCTGCTCCTTCCGCTGCTGGAGCTCGTCGAGCGATGCGCGCAGCGCCTCCTCCGCGTTGCGCCGCTCGGTGATGTCGAATGCCGTCAAGAGCAGCGCCGGGCGGCCTTCGTGCTCGATCATGCCGATCGTGAGATCGACCCAGCGGTAGCCGCCCTGCTTCGTCCGTAGCCGGTACTCGACGCGCGCCGGCGGCGGCTCGTCGCGGACCCGCGCCCCGCTCGTCACGAGCGCCGCCCGGTCGTCCGGGTGCAGGAGCGTGCCGGCCGTCAGGTTGCCGAGCTCCTCCCGGTCGAAGCTCGTGAGCGTGGTGACGGCGGCATTGGCGTAGCGGATCACTCCGTCCTGCACGATCACCACGCCCGCCGGCATCGACTCCGTGAAGGTGCGGAACATGTGCTCGCTGGCGCGGAGCGCCTCCTCGGCGCGCCAGCGCTCGGTCACGTCCTCGGCTTGCCCGAGCATGTGCGACGGCACGCCGTCGCTGTCGCGCACGAGCGTGCGCGTCACGCGGGCGAAGACGACGTGGCCGTCGCGGTGGCGGAGATGGAGGACGCTTTCGAGGGCGTCGACTTCGCCGCTCAGGAGGCGGCGGCGCTCGACGCGCGCCATCTCGAGGCCGTCCGGGTGGATCAGCGCGTCGACGGGCGTGCCGACGAGCTCGGCGGCGCCGCGGCCCTGCATGCGCTCGAAGGCGGCATTCACCTGCAGGATCCCGCCGTCGAGACCGACCATGATCATGCCGATCGGCGCCTGGTAGAAGGCGATGCGAAAGCGCTCCTCGCTCTCGAGGAGGGCCTGGCGCGACTCGGCGAGCGCGTGTTCCGCCGCTTCCTCCTGTTCGCGGCGTGCGATCCGGATGCGGAGATCGTGGGCGACGCGTGCCGCAAGCGCGACGCCGAGCGCCGCGCAGCCGAAGAAGATCACCGCGAGATCGCGGAGCACGGCCGGGTCGGGCGTTGTGATCGACATCCACGCACTCGCCGGAAGGAAGATTGCCGCCAGGAGCGCGAGCTCGACCTGCCAGCTCCACCCGAAGAAGATAGGCGTCATGAGCACGAGCACCGGCAACACGACGCTCGCCACGAGGACGGGCGCCAGCGTCAGGCTCGCGGCGACGGTCCAGACGAGCCCGAGCAGCGCGAGGACGCCGAGCGTGATCACCCGGACCGGCAGCGGATCCGAGATCCGTGCCACCACGGGCAGGGCCGGGAGCACGATCGCGAGCTCGGCGATCGCGATCGCGAGGACGGCACCGCCCGTGAGGATCCCGGTTGCGTCGCGGGTCAGCTCGTAGGACCAGAGGAGGCTCGTCGCGAGCCAGACGACCGCGAACAACGGCAACCGCGCGTGGATGAGATCGCGTTCGGCGAGGCGGACACGGTCCGGACTGGGGCGGGGGAGCGAGCCCACCACCGCGCCATGGCACACTCCCCGCGCCCCGATCAATGACCGCGCGCGCGTTGACGCCTCGGCCCGGGGAGGGCGAGGAGACGGCCATGCCAGACGACGACGCGATCGTCATCGGATCCTGGTATCCGAGAGCCCCGTGGCGGCGCCGGGCGGCGAGTGCTGGTCCTGGAGGCTACGGTAGCGTCACCGTCGACGGTACGCAGAGGTCGCGGGGGCCGAAGAAGTCGTAGGCGTCCGGTCCGAACTGGTTCAGCGTGAACAGCCCGGGACGGACGGCCGGGGGCAGGCCGGTCACCTTGTAGCACATGAGCGCCGTGCCGGGATCGACGAGAGGGCCTTCGTCGTTCTTCACGGCGGGCAGGCAGAGGTGCAGGGGCTGCTTGACGTCGACGACGATCGTCCCGAACTGGTCGGTCACCACGAGCCCCGGGACCTTCGTCTTCGCGCCGGCGACCTTGTAGCACTTGTAGTGATCGACCGGACGCGTGAGCGGCGCCGCCGGGTCGGTGAGGCTCTTCGCCGTCGGCACCAGCAGGCGATCCGGTTTCGTGAGCGCCATGCCGTACGAGCCGAACTGGTTGTCGACGGTCACGCCCTTCACCTTGGTGAAGGGCGTCGTCTGTTTGAGCGTGTAGTAGGTGAAGTGCTCCGGATCGAGCGGCGCGGTCGGATCCTCGCCGTTCTTGTCCGCCGGCGCGCAGATCCGCTTGGCGCGCTTGATCGTGACGATGCTCGGACCGAGCGCGTCCACGAGCGACACGCCGGCGCGGTCGAAAGCCGGGCGGTGGATCTCGTAGCACTGGAAGTGTCCGAGGCCGTCGGACCAGTTGCCGAAGTCGTTGCCCGGATTCGCGCTGCCGCTGGTGAGCATCTCTTCGTGATAGCAGCCGAACGCGTCGGCGACGGCCGGGAACGAGCAGGTCCACCCGGATTGCTGCACCTCGCGTACTCTCCACGTTCCGGGGAGGATGCCGGTGATCGCGTAGGCGCCGGTCGCGTCGGTGATTCCGAACGGCTCCTCCGGACCGAGCGCGCCGTCGCCGTCGTAGTCGACGTAGATCGTCCAGCCGGCGAGACCCGGCTCGCTCGCGTCGCGGACGCCGTCGCGATCGGCGTCCGAGAACTTGGTCCCCGACTTGGTCGCCCCGCGCCAGTTGCCGAAATCGTTGTTCGGGTACGCGGTGCCGGTGACGAAGGTCTCCTCGTGGTGGCAGCCGAAGGCGTCCGCGGTCGCCGGAA is from Deltaproteobacteria bacterium and encodes:
- a CDS encoding PAS domain S-box protein is translated as MGSLPRPSPDRVRLAERDLIHARLPLFAVVWLATSLLWSYELTRDATGILTGGAVLAIAIAELAIVLPALPVVARISDPLPVRVITLGVLALLGLVWTVAASLTLAPVLVASVVLPVLVLMTPIFFGWSWQVELALLAAIFLPASAWMSITTPDPAVLRDLAVIFFGCAALGVALAARVAHDLRIRIARREQEEAAEHALAESRQALLESEERFRIAFYQAPIGMIMVGLDGGILQVNAAFERMQGRGAAELVGTPVDALIHPDGLEMARVERRRLLSGEVDALESVLHLRHRDGHVVFARVTRTLVRDSDGVPSHMLGQAEDVTERWRAEEALRASEHMFRTFTESMPAGVVIVQDGVIRYANAAVTTLTSFDREELGNLTAGTLLHPDDRAALVTSGARVRDEPPPARVEYRLRTKQGGYRWVDLTIGMIEHEGRPALLLTAFDITERRNAEEALRASLDELQQRKEQLRLLAQRQVRVREEERRRLGFDLHDDVCQELVGTGIMVESVRERLHATDPEASQKLARVGRQLNELGEHLRLLARELRPMLLHDLGLEDSVRSLAAGMSTTTPVTTRVPTPIPRLGDDVEVAVYRIVQEAITNALRHANAHEIVVTLAAAEGVLTVEIRDDGGGFEPQTRQRDALGLVSMEERALAIGGRMQVVSAPGRGTTILVTCPLIRRVPRPAA